In a single window of the Coprothermobacter proteolyticus DSM 5265 genome:
- a CDS encoding CdaR family protein has protein sequence MKNNSKKKFEFSDKTKLLLLSFLIALGLWSSVAAGSLPVRVSEQVEVLQVNGQANWYYEVTPAVVEVTYEVPLIGDKEPPVVFVRLDQAKWGDQELTLQTFAPTSGRLISINPSKVKVHVEPIVSKLMPVNLLNMKVEPGQVIVTGPETAVAKVADIKTESPVSGAEVMQLKAIAVDKSGNLVENVKISPDLLTVTIQQAKDIVTMQVAVLPQFDVPPNVFLKSYSVRPRVVTVQGTASALESVAFIKTSRVTVGAGSSSAKASLQLPEGVELLETEDQWVTVSYSAERMVASEFILEGSVYRFLCPESVQLTASDIVVTATGVDYPSTCVFLGKGGNY, from the coding sequence ATGAAAAATAATAGCAAGAAAAAATTCGAGTTTTCTGATAAGACTAAACTGCTGCTACTGTCTTTTCTTATCGCTTTGGGCCTGTGGTCTTCAGTGGCTGCAGGGAGCCTGCCTGTACGTGTAAGCGAACAAGTAGAAGTTCTGCAGGTCAATGGTCAGGCAAACTGGTACTACGAGGTCACGCCAGCGGTTGTGGAAGTTACTTACGAAGTGCCACTCATAGGTGATAAAGAACCACCAGTGGTATTTGTGCGTCTGGATCAAGCAAAGTGGGGCGATCAAGAGTTAACTCTGCAGACCTTTGCTCCCACATCTGGTAGGCTGATTTCCATAAATCCGAGCAAAGTAAAGGTTCACGTGGAGCCCATTGTTAGCAAGCTCATGCCAGTGAACTTACTCAATATGAAAGTGGAGCCAGGACAAGTCATTGTCACAGGACCTGAAACCGCTGTGGCAAAGGTCGCTGACATAAAGACAGAGAGCCCTGTTTCAGGTGCAGAAGTGATGCAGTTAAAGGCTATTGCAGTGGACAAATCAGGTAATTTAGTGGAGAACGTTAAGATTAGTCCTGACTTACTCACTGTTACGATTCAGCAAGCAAAGGACATTGTAACCATGCAGGTTGCTGTACTTCCGCAGTTTGACGTGCCGCCAAACGTCTTTCTTAAGAGTTATTCTGTGAGACCTCGGGTAGTCACTGTGCAGGGTACGGCCAGTGCTCTTGAGTCTGTAGCTTTTATTAAGACTTCACGCGTGACGGTAGGGGCTGGGAGTAGCTCAGCTAAGGCTTCTCTTCAGTTACCTGAAGGTGTTGAATTGCTGGAAACTGAGGACCAGTGGGTAACCGTGTCTTACTCTGCTGAGCGCATGGTGGCAAGCGAATTCATATTGGAAGGCAGTGTCTACAGATTCCTATGTCCGGAGTCTGTGCAGTTGACGGCTTCTGACATTGTTGTAACTGCCACTGGTGTGGACTACCCTTCGACATGCGTATTCTTAGGAAAAGGAGGCAACTACTAA
- the cdaA gene encoding diadenylate cyclase CdaA encodes MISNFLPSVGTILGAVIDVALVTALLYWLLSSIYGTRGYHLARGLLIILASLAVLSWLGKLFSSLQLTTWLFNNVATMMIFAIPVIFQPELRRALEEFSLDPFKNLFKAVPEYDIKRVINEVVRAVELLSANRTGALIVFEGKVGLKDLIQQSGTMLNAQVSADLLLSIFNTRSPLHDGAVIIKEDRIVAARVILPLADRRDDRIGTRHRAAIGISEETDAVALVVSEETGIISFAYKGHLTRYVELKDLPFILESFISPGGNHEK; translated from the coding sequence ATGATAAGTAATTTCTTGCCAAGTGTGGGAACAATTCTTGGTGCCGTCATCGATGTGGCGTTGGTGACGGCATTGTTGTATTGGCTGTTGTCCAGTATTTACGGGACACGGGGCTATCATTTGGCACGAGGGTTGCTAATCATATTAGCTAGTTTAGCTGTACTCAGTTGGCTGGGTAAATTGTTTTCTTCATTGCAGCTTACAACATGGCTTTTCAACAACGTCGCCACCATGATGATCTTTGCCATACCTGTCATTTTTCAGCCAGAACTTCGGCGAGCCTTGGAGGAGTTCAGTTTGGATCCTTTTAAGAACCTTTTTAAAGCGGTTCCTGAGTACGATATCAAGCGTGTCATTAATGAAGTAGTCAGAGCTGTGGAACTTTTGTCGGCTAACCGTACCGGTGCTCTAATTGTGTTTGAAGGTAAAGTGGGTCTAAAGGATCTCATACAACAATCAGGAACTATGTTAAACGCTCAGGTTTCTGCAGACTTACTCTTGTCCATATTTAATACTAGGAGTCCTCTCCATGATGGCGCCGTAATCATTAAGGAAGACCGCATTGTGGCCGCACGGGTCATACTTCCGTTGGCTGATAGGCGAGATGACCGCATTGGAACACGGCACAGAGCGGCGATTGGCATCAGTGAAGAAACCGATGCAGTGGCATTAGTGGTTTCTGAAGAAACTGGTATCATCAGCTTTGCCTATAAAGGTCACCTAACCAGGTATGTGGAGCTAAAAGACCTGCCTTTTATATTAGAATCTTTTATATCTCCTGGTGGGAACCATGAAAAATAA
- a CDS encoding carbamate kinase, with product MKVVLALGGNALQLPDGPDGIEGQQYAAERTAAQLLRLVTDKSISLAITHGNGPQVGTELLRHDRAKDVVTPFPLDVLDATTEGYIGYVLQNAFHNVVALAKEKRSFVSLVTQVVVDEDDPAFNNPSKFVGPTYDYETAMQIQAEKGWVFKEDKGRGYRRVVPSPMPRRIVELSSIRALMEESIVPITVGGGGIPVVEHDGALRGVEAVIDKDLASSLLAVELKAELFVILTQVDKVYINYKSDHQQPLERAKLDYLKELYDQGHFPAGSMGPKILAAIKYLENVDGQVAIGSLEEAEAVVRGVAGTIVYR from the coding sequence ATGAAAGTAGTTCTTGCCTTGGGCGGAAACGCTCTCCAGCTTCCAGACGGGCCCGATGGCATAGAGGGGCAGCAGTATGCCGCTGAGCGTACTGCTGCTCAGCTTTTGCGACTAGTCACTGATAAGAGTATCAGTTTAGCCATAACCCATGGTAACGGGCCACAAGTGGGTACAGAACTTCTGCGCCATGACAGGGCAAAGGACGTGGTCACTCCTTTCCCCTTAGATGTGTTGGATGCAACTACAGAGGGTTATATTGGGTACGTGCTTCAAAATGCTTTTCATAACGTCGTAGCGCTGGCAAAAGAAAAACGAAGCTTTGTTTCTTTGGTAACGCAAGTAGTAGTGGATGAGGATGATCCAGCCTTCAATAACCCAAGCAAGTTTGTAGGGCCCACATACGACTACGAGACTGCGATGCAAATTCAAGCTGAAAAAGGCTGGGTTTTCAAAGAGGACAAAGGCAGAGGGTACAGGCGTGTCGTGCCATCTCCCATGCCGCGTAGAATTGTTGAGCTTTCCTCCATTAGGGCATTAATGGAGGAAAGCATTGTGCCTATCACCGTGGGTGGCGGTGGTATTCCTGTTGTGGAGCATGACGGAGCTTTGCGCGGAGTGGAAGCTGTCATTGATAAGGATTTAGCGTCTTCCTTATTGGCAGTAGAGCTAAAAGCAGAGCTTTTTGTCATATTGACTCAGGTAGACAAGGTCTACATCAACTACAAAAGTGATCACCAGCAGCCTTTAGAAAGGGCGAAGCTGGATTACTTAAAAGAGCTCTATGACCAGGGGCACTTCCCTGCTGGGTCTATGGGTCCCAAGATTTTGGCTGCCATCAAGTACTTGGAAAACGTTGATGGCCAGGTTGCAATTGGGTCTTTGGAAGAAGCGGAGGCAGTAGTAAGGGGTGTAGCTGGTACAATAGTTTATCGATGA